One genomic segment of Candidatus Zixiibacteriota bacterium includes these proteins:
- the rplL gene encoding 50S ribosomal protein L7/L12 → MRPAERTNVVSSTIDQVVGIIENMSVIELSQLSKTLQEKFGVSAAAPVAVAVAAAPGGAAAVEEEKTEFTPHLVTVGEKKIQVIKVIREITGLGLKEAKDLVDNAPNPVKENVSKEEAQSIQTKLREVGATVEIK, encoded by the coding sequence ATGCGGCCGGCAGAAAGGACGAACGTCGTGTCCAGTACCATTGATCAGGTCGTCGGCATTATCGAGAATATGTCGGTGATCGAACTGTCGCAACTGTCCAAGACCCTGCAGGAGAAATTCGGTGTCTCCGCGGCCGCCCCGGTGGCCGTGGCCGTCGCCGCGGCCCCCGGTGGCGCCGCTGCGGTGGAGGAGGAAAAGACCGAGTTCACTCCTCATCTCGTCACCGTGGGCGAAAAGAAGATCCAGGTGATCAAGGTCATCCGCGAGATCACGGGTCTCGGTTTGAAGGAAGCGAAGGATTTGGTCGACAACGCACCCAATCCGGTCAAGGAGAACGTCTCCAAGGAAGAGGCGCAGTCGATCCAGACGAAGTTGCGCGAGGTCGGCGCGACCGTGGAAATCAAGTAG